A genomic segment from Diadema setosum chromosome 11, eeDiaSeto1, whole genome shotgun sequence encodes:
- the LOC140234629 gene encoding neuropeptides capa receptor-like has product MEPNFSACSFTENVTTEQDAEGYKYSTWGVIYTLGFLPFIISIGVVDNLAFIFVVSRVPRMHTSTNCYLINLALADILFLTTGTVEKLYRYSQSPIHGDDTPIKNGGCVWIYLVSDTSYYAALFFVSLVSIERYCAVCTPQNRYIFNKKKTYVLVSVSWIVSLCLALTQIPSTSVFLKICLHWPNGRFKVHLPDSWGICTAVHPWIRMYANGMQTIPFFIAMVLNSAMYIKIVGGLNDSLNRLKSHSGGTTETDARMRDQIARMLVINGIAFFSCLAPFEILSLLNITEDNFIDTDVFTSLVYAARALAYINCAINPIIYTIMSQRYRYAFHQTFLQKKKKRHNTAQSCTMKFLGSTTQDQLRTTVCESRI; this is encoded by the coding sequence ATGGAGCCCAATTTTTCAGCGTGTAGCTTCACCGAGAATGTGACAACTGAGCAGGACGCGGAAGGATACAAATATAGCACCTGGGGGGTCATTTACACCCTCGGATTTCTCCCATTTATCATATCTATCGGTGTTGTCGATAACTTGGCCTTCATCTTCGTTGTCTCTCGTGTTCCGAGAATGCACACTTCTACAAATTGCTATCTAATCAACCTGGCCTTGGCAGATATATTATTTTTGACGACAGGAACTGTAGAGAAACTTTATCGATACTCACAATCGCCCATACACGGTGACGATACCCCGATCAAAAACGGCGGCTGCGTTTGGATCTACCTTGTGAGCGATACCTCTTATTACGCGGCATTGTTCTTTGTGAGCTTGGTGTCGATTGAAAGATATTGCGCCGTATGCACGCCACAGAATCGATACATTTTCAATAAGAAAAAGACGTATGTTCTTGTCTCTGTTTCATGGATCGTTTCTCTCTGCCTAGCCTTAACTCAGATCCCTTCAACTAGTGTATTCTTGAAGATATGTTTGCATTGGCCAAATGGAAGGTTTAAGGTGCACTTACCAGACTCATGGGGTATCTGCACCGCTGTACACCCCTGGATTAGGATGTACGCCAACGGCATGCAGACGATTCCTTTCTTCATAGCCATGGTACTAAATTCTGCAATGTATATCAAGATTGTCGGTGGATTGAACGACTCTCTTAACCGCCTGAAAAGTCATTCCGGCGGGACAACTGAGACGGACGCACGCATGCGCGATCAGATCGCGCGCATGCTTGTCATCAATGGAATCGCGTTCTTCTCTTGCCTAGCTCCATTTGAGATCCTATCATTGCTTAACATCACTGAAGACAACTTCATCGATACCGACGTGTTCACCAGTCTGGTTTACGCCGCACGGGCACTTGCCTACATAAACTGCGCCATCAATCCCATCATATACACGATAATGAGTCAGCGGTACCGGTATGCATTTCATCAGACGTTtttgcaaaagaagaaaaagagacataACACAGCGCAGTCGTGTACCATGAAGTTTTTAGGTAGCACAACTCAAGATCAGCTACGGACCACTGTGTGCGAAAGTCGCATCTAA